The following proteins are co-located in the Triplophysa dalaica isolate WHDGS20190420 chromosome 2, ASM1584641v1, whole genome shotgun sequence genome:
- the zgc:152968 gene encoding uncharacterized protein zgc:152968 isoform X2, with protein MFPSTLLFSGIVCPFLRWGRCKRPYCLYSHGEDKTSIVTTDLGEHNVSASNGASHTTEDNCLEELERINKEIEAVKSEVEKERKRLSQYQSSQSLTQTESAGDGSEKYLRNTDSPVKDQNGNHLRQTKPVAASTVDRKYVVDRARPRTDLEYDPCSNFSADLLSGSTVDCKLKSTSKVHNNGTERNVPLFHLDDSDEGTLVIDIPLSKKLQGRHRPKPKKKTVIEPQHSPVGKVRAENKKLCSKGSPIHNTDVQEKEGALIHPLTVTQEQESSEGELIIDVSPLEDEQKLSNQHGTVAKDVLESPILSSITDSPAEEGKETKEGPTNKQITNVKHLKKQTTEEPATEPIAELNASPQSNNLNMETLDMQGEEKSQNIENVLDDISTCLDNLRSESEKIKSIQDVTMLPVCYLPQDKFISATGHCNFGTKPQINNISEYSPKSISIKKISQDQGSLFEPYFNMVSSQTFASSLHKDEEHTCNPSSQNLVETPCPNDQESSKSEPFIHTIPSVSGIDDRIVLSEPSTSHLNPGTTVEYDDKISTSDATFVPGEATVSSQGLASAAIEGANNEIIEIASSSESELRYSDLDLSETDPMEECYRIFMEANQLEAAVVQNKAPVVQIEAPMMLSDVPNDLLVTPETGMKSNPPPLLKKRVAHAVKFEANKSKGQIIVPLRDGVSQLVIPNRAQACQRRAAVLTAAVKGCQTQVMSNPPKKVYMHSVIHSNVVQNHGLPVGATLQLGANLQLIVPEGNCGLPLMLIPTAMSVQRLPQTSPPTQLPQTSHPPQTSHHPQPPNYTPAKSMGVKRKAKIRHEVGTKVPHDVRQRYVNLFVEEFLKTSVTVQDAFEKALVEEKSVYDRSINKLKYLSVAVNALKRLKNQSVLPAKASSERDQNVSRGKVPLNTQALQGPDDWTLYKQLKEHVLSEEMLRVNNYPRKHPDKADFAIQYGDLKKGINDPLKRICCRCGATFSVDRSGKHTRREECNYHYGKVIENRVPGGVETRYSCCESVVGSPGCQVFNLHVHDAVSLQGFVSSLPQSPVGKTCPGVFAVDTETCYTTEGLEVVRVTLVNSSLQVVFDTFVKPDNDVTDYNTRFSGISKDDVTGTSSSLHDVQKVLLNFIKADTFLIGHGLENDLAALKIIHSSVIDTSMVFPHRLGPPHKRELNSLTGDYLRRIIQESVEGHDTREDAMACMELMLWRVKEDSKVKRW; from the exons ATGTTCCCTTCCACACTTCTCTTCAGTGGAATAGTTTGCCCCTTTCTCCGATGGGGACGATGCAAGCGGCCTTACTGTTTGTACAGCCATGGCGAAGACAAAACATCTATCGTGACAACAG ATCTTGGCGAACATAACGTCTCTGCTTCCAATGGAGCCTCCCACACCACAGAGGACAATTGTCTTGAGGAGTTGGAGAGAATCAACAAAGAAATAGAGGCAGTGAAAAGTGAGGTGGAGAAAGAACGAAAAAGGTTGTCTCAATATCAGTCATCACAGTCCCTCACGCAGACGGAGTCTGCTGGTGATGGCTCAGAGAAATATCTGAGGAACACTGACAGTCCTGTTAAAGACCAGAATGGTAACCATTTGAGACAAACAAAACCTGTTGCTGCCTCAACTGTTGATCGCAAGTATGTGGTCGATCGTGCCAGACCCAGGACTGATTTGGAATATGACCCTTGTTCCAATTTCTCGGCAGACTTGCTATCTGGTAGCACAGTAGATTGTAAACTGAAGTCGACCAGTAAAGTGCACAATAATGGAACGGAAAGAAACGTTCCGCTTTTTCATTTGGATGACTCTGATGAGGGCACCTTAGTCATTGATATCCCTCTCTCAAAGAAACTTCAGGGAAGACATAGGCCAAAACCAAAAAAGAAGACTGTCATTGAACCACAACATTCACCTGTAGGGAAAGTAAGggcagaaaataaaaagttgtgTTCCAAAGGGTCTCCGATTCATAATACGGATGTCCAGGAGAAAGAGGGAGCCTTAATACATCCTCTGACAGTTACACAGGAACAAGAGTCCTCTGAGGGGGAACTTATCATTGACGTATCTCCTTTAGAAGATGAGCAAAAGCTTTCAAACCAGCATGGAACTGTAGCCAAAGACGTACTTGAATCACCCATATTATCCTCCATCACTGATTCCCCTGCTGAGGAGGGCAAAGAGACCAAGGAAGGACCTACAAATAAACAGATAACAAATGTAaagcacttaaaaaaacaaaccacaGAGGAACCTGCGACTGAACCTATTGCAGAACTGAATGCCTCTCCACAATCCAATAATCTCAATATGGAAACTTTAGATATGCAAGGAGAAGAGAAATCgcaaaatattgagaatgtCCTGGATGATATCTCCACATGTCTAGACAATTTAAGAAGTGAGAGTGAGAAGATCAAATCCATTCAAGATGTTACGATGCTTCCTGTTTGTTATCTTCCTCAGGATAAGTTTATTTCTGCGACAGGTCATtgtaattttggaaccaaaccacaaataaacaacatatcAGAATATAGTCCAAAATCCATATCTATTAAAAAGATCTCACAAGACCAGGGTTCTTTATTTGAGCCTTACTTCAACATGGTTTCATCACAGACCTTTGCGTCATCCTTGCATAAGGATGAAGAGCATACATGTAATCCAAGCTCTCAAAACCTAGTTGAGACACCTTGTCCAAATGATCAAGAGAGTTCAAAAAGCGAACCTTTTATTCATACAATCCCATCTGTTTCAGggattgatgacagaattgttctATCCGAACCGTCCACTAGTCATCTTAACCCAGGAACAACTGTGGAATATGATGATAAAATATCTACATCAGATGCAACATTTGTTCCCGGAGAAGCAACGGTTTCTTCGCAGGGACTTGCATCTGCTGCTATTGAAGGGGCTAATAATGAAATCATAGAAATTGCCTCTAGTTCTGAGAGCGAGCTTAGATACTCCGACCTAGATCTCTCAGAAACTGACCCAATGGAAGAGTGCTACAGAATCTTTATGGAAGCCAACCAACTTGAAGCTGCTGTGGTTCAAAATAAAGCTCCGGTGGTCCAAATTGAAGCTCCTATGATGCTAAGTGATGTACCT aatGATTTGCTAGTTACTCCTGAAACTGGAATGAAGTCCAATCCACCTCCTCTGTTGAAAAAAAGAGTTGCCCACGCAGTGAAGTTTGAG GCCAATAAAAGCAAAGGACAGATTATCGTGCCTCTTCGAGACGGCGTCTCCCAGTTGGTCATTCCTAACAGAGCTCAGGCATGCCAAAGGAGAGCAGCTGTACTGACTGCAGCAGTGAAAGGATGCCAGACTCAGGTCATGAGCAATCCTCCAAAGAAAGTGTACATGCATAGTgtcattcattcaaatgttgTGCAAAACC acgGCCTTCCAGTCGGTGCTACTCTGCAGCTGGGTGCAAACCTACAGCTCATTGTGCCTGAGGGGAATTGTGGCTTGCCTCTAATGCTGATTCCAACCGCCATGTCTGTCCAGCGACTGCCTCAGACTTCCCCGCCTACACAGCTTCCACAAACTTCACATCCTCCACAAACTTCACATCATCCACAACCGCCCAACTATACACCAGCGAAG TCAATGGGGGTGAAACGAAAAGCAAAAATACGGCATGAGGTTGGAACGAAGGTTCCACATGATGTTCGCCAGCGTTATGTCAACCTCTTTGTGGAAGAGTTCCTAAAAACATCGGTGACGGTGCAAGATGCCTTTGAGAAG GCCCTGGTGGAGGAGAAAAGCGTTTATGACCGCAGTATCAATAAGCTCAAGTATCTAAGCGTAGCTGTCAACGCACTCAAGAGGCTTAAGAACCAAAGCGTCTTGCCTGCCAAAG CTTCCAGTGAGAGAGATCAGAATGTGTCTAGAGGCAAGGTACCACTAAATACTCAAGCACTTCAGGGACCTG ATGATTGGACGCTTTATAAGCAATTGAAGGAGCACGTTCTATCCGAGGAAATGCTGCGGGTAAACAACTACCCTCGTAAACACCCAGATAAAGCTGACTTTGCCATCCAGTACGGAGATCTCAAGAAAGGAATAAACGATC CTTTAAAGAGGATCTGCTGCCGATGTGGAGCTACTTTCTCGGTCGACAGAAGTGGAAAGCACACCCGCAGAGAGGAGTGCAATTATCATTATGGAAAAGTTATAGAAAACAGAG TACCAGGAGGTGTTGAGACACGATACAGCTGTTGCGAGAGTGTGGTCGGCTCACCTGGATGCCAAGTTTTCAAT CTCCATGTCCATGATGCAGTTAGCCTTCAGGGCTTTGTGAGCAGTCTCCCTCAATCCCCAGTGGGAAAAACATGTCCGGGGGTCTTTGCTGTTGATACTGAAACA tgCTACACAACTGAAGGTTTGGAAGTAGTGAGAGTGACTTTAGTCAACAGCAGTTTGCAAGTTGTCTTTGACACCTTTGTCAAGCCTGATAATGATGTCACTGACTATAATACCAG GTTCTCAGGCATCAGTAAAGATGATGTGACGGGTACCAGCTCATCGTTGCATGATGTTCAGAAAGTGCTTTTGAACTTTATTAAAGCGGACACGTTTCTGATTGGCCATGGCTTGGAGAATGATTTAGCTGCACTTAAA ATTATACACAGCTCTGTGATTGACACCTCTATGGTGTTTCCCCATCGCCTGGGTCCGCCACATAAAAGGGAACTAAATAGTCTGACCGGGGACTACCTCCGGAGAATTATCCAGGAGAGTG TGGAGGGTCATGACACACGTGAGGATGCCATGGCTTGTATGGAGCTCATGCTTTGGAGGGTGAAGGAAGATTCTAAAGTGAAAAGATGGTGA
- the zgc:152968 gene encoding uncharacterized protein zgc:152968 isoform X1 — MFPSTLLFSGIVCPFLRWGRCKRPYCLYSHGEDKTSIVTTDLGEHNVSASNGASHTTEDNCLEELERINKEIEAVKSEVEKERKRLSQYQSSQSLTQTESAGDGSEKYLRNTDSPVKDQNGNHLRQTKPVAASTVDRKYVVDRARPRTDLEYDPCSNFSADLLSGSTVDCKLKSTSKVHNNGTERNVPLFHLDDSDEGTLVIDIPLSKKLQGRHRPKPKKKTVIEPQHSPVGKVRAENKKLCSKGSPIHNTDVQEKEGALIHPLTVTQEQESSEGELIIDVSPLEDEQKLSNQHGTVAKDVLESPILSSITDSPAEEGKETKEGPTNKQITNVKHLKKQTTEEPATEPIAELNASPQSNNLNMETLDMQGEEKSQNIENVLDDISTCLDNLRSESEKIKSIQDVTMLPVCYLPQDKFISATGHCNFGTKPQINNISEYSPKSISIKKISQDQGSLFEPYFNMVSSQTFASSLHKDEEHTCNPSSQNLVETPCPNDQESSKSEPFIHTIPSVSGIDDRIVLSEPSTSHLNPGTTVEYDDKISTSDATFVPGEATVSSQGLASAAIEGANNEIIEIASSSESELRYSDLDLSETDPMEECYRIFMEANQLEAAVVQNKAPVVQIEAPMMLSDVPNDLLVTPETGMKSNPPPLLKKRVAHAVKFEQANKSKGQIIVPLRDGVSQLVIPNRAQACQRRAAVLTAAVKGCQTQVMSNPPKKVYMHSVIHSNVVQNHGLPVGATLQLGANLQLIVPEGNCGLPLMLIPTAMSVQRLPQTSPPTQLPQTSHPPQTSHHPQPPNYTPAKSMGVKRKAKIRHEVGTKVPHDVRQRYVNLFVEEFLKTSVTVQDAFEKALVEEKSVYDRSINKLKYLSVAVNALKRLKNQSVLPAKASSERDQNVSRGKVPLNTQALQGPDDWTLYKQLKEHVLSEEMLRVNNYPRKHPDKADFAIQYGDLKKGINDPLKRICCRCGATFSVDRSGKHTRREECNYHYGKVIENRVPGGVETRYSCCESVVGSPGCQVFNLHVHDAVSLQGFVSSLPQSPVGKTCPGVFAVDTETCYTTEGLEVVRVTLVNSSLQVVFDTFVKPDNDVTDYNTRFSGISKDDVTGTSSSLHDVQKVLLNFIKADTFLIGHGLENDLAALKIIHSSVIDTSMVFPHRLGPPHKRELNSLTGDYLRRIIQESVEGHDTREDAMACMELMLWRVKEDSKVKRW; from the exons ATGTTCCCTTCCACACTTCTCTTCAGTGGAATAGTTTGCCCCTTTCTCCGATGGGGACGATGCAAGCGGCCTTACTGTTTGTACAGCCATGGCGAAGACAAAACATCTATCGTGACAACAG ATCTTGGCGAACATAACGTCTCTGCTTCCAATGGAGCCTCCCACACCACAGAGGACAATTGTCTTGAGGAGTTGGAGAGAATCAACAAAGAAATAGAGGCAGTGAAAAGTGAGGTGGAGAAAGAACGAAAAAGGTTGTCTCAATATCAGTCATCACAGTCCCTCACGCAGACGGAGTCTGCTGGTGATGGCTCAGAGAAATATCTGAGGAACACTGACAGTCCTGTTAAAGACCAGAATGGTAACCATTTGAGACAAACAAAACCTGTTGCTGCCTCAACTGTTGATCGCAAGTATGTGGTCGATCGTGCCAGACCCAGGACTGATTTGGAATATGACCCTTGTTCCAATTTCTCGGCAGACTTGCTATCTGGTAGCACAGTAGATTGTAAACTGAAGTCGACCAGTAAAGTGCACAATAATGGAACGGAAAGAAACGTTCCGCTTTTTCATTTGGATGACTCTGATGAGGGCACCTTAGTCATTGATATCCCTCTCTCAAAGAAACTTCAGGGAAGACATAGGCCAAAACCAAAAAAGAAGACTGTCATTGAACCACAACATTCACCTGTAGGGAAAGTAAGggcagaaaataaaaagttgtgTTCCAAAGGGTCTCCGATTCATAATACGGATGTCCAGGAGAAAGAGGGAGCCTTAATACATCCTCTGACAGTTACACAGGAACAAGAGTCCTCTGAGGGGGAACTTATCATTGACGTATCTCCTTTAGAAGATGAGCAAAAGCTTTCAAACCAGCATGGAACTGTAGCCAAAGACGTACTTGAATCACCCATATTATCCTCCATCACTGATTCCCCTGCTGAGGAGGGCAAAGAGACCAAGGAAGGACCTACAAATAAACAGATAACAAATGTAaagcacttaaaaaaacaaaccacaGAGGAACCTGCGACTGAACCTATTGCAGAACTGAATGCCTCTCCACAATCCAATAATCTCAATATGGAAACTTTAGATATGCAAGGAGAAGAGAAATCgcaaaatattgagaatgtCCTGGATGATATCTCCACATGTCTAGACAATTTAAGAAGTGAGAGTGAGAAGATCAAATCCATTCAAGATGTTACGATGCTTCCTGTTTGTTATCTTCCTCAGGATAAGTTTATTTCTGCGACAGGTCATtgtaattttggaaccaaaccacaaataaacaacatatcAGAATATAGTCCAAAATCCATATCTATTAAAAAGATCTCACAAGACCAGGGTTCTTTATTTGAGCCTTACTTCAACATGGTTTCATCACAGACCTTTGCGTCATCCTTGCATAAGGATGAAGAGCATACATGTAATCCAAGCTCTCAAAACCTAGTTGAGACACCTTGTCCAAATGATCAAGAGAGTTCAAAAAGCGAACCTTTTATTCATACAATCCCATCTGTTTCAGggattgatgacagaattgttctATCCGAACCGTCCACTAGTCATCTTAACCCAGGAACAACTGTGGAATATGATGATAAAATATCTACATCAGATGCAACATTTGTTCCCGGAGAAGCAACGGTTTCTTCGCAGGGACTTGCATCTGCTGCTATTGAAGGGGCTAATAATGAAATCATAGAAATTGCCTCTAGTTCTGAGAGCGAGCTTAGATACTCCGACCTAGATCTCTCAGAAACTGACCCAATGGAAGAGTGCTACAGAATCTTTATGGAAGCCAACCAACTTGAAGCTGCTGTGGTTCAAAATAAAGCTCCGGTGGTCCAAATTGAAGCTCCTATGATGCTAAGTGATGTACCT aatGATTTGCTAGTTACTCCTGAAACTGGAATGAAGTCCAATCCACCTCCTCTGTTGAAAAAAAGAGTTGCCCACGCAGTGAAGTTTGAG cAGGCCAATAAAAGCAAAGGACAGATTATCGTGCCTCTTCGAGACGGCGTCTCCCAGTTGGTCATTCCTAACAGAGCTCAGGCATGCCAAAGGAGAGCAGCTGTACTGACTGCAGCAGTGAAAGGATGCCAGACTCAGGTCATGAGCAATCCTCCAAAGAAAGTGTACATGCATAGTgtcattcattcaaatgttgTGCAAAACC acgGCCTTCCAGTCGGTGCTACTCTGCAGCTGGGTGCAAACCTACAGCTCATTGTGCCTGAGGGGAATTGTGGCTTGCCTCTAATGCTGATTCCAACCGCCATGTCTGTCCAGCGACTGCCTCAGACTTCCCCGCCTACACAGCTTCCACAAACTTCACATCCTCCACAAACTTCACATCATCCACAACCGCCCAACTATACACCAGCGAAG TCAATGGGGGTGAAACGAAAAGCAAAAATACGGCATGAGGTTGGAACGAAGGTTCCACATGATGTTCGCCAGCGTTATGTCAACCTCTTTGTGGAAGAGTTCCTAAAAACATCGGTGACGGTGCAAGATGCCTTTGAGAAG GCCCTGGTGGAGGAGAAAAGCGTTTATGACCGCAGTATCAATAAGCTCAAGTATCTAAGCGTAGCTGTCAACGCACTCAAGAGGCTTAAGAACCAAAGCGTCTTGCCTGCCAAAG CTTCCAGTGAGAGAGATCAGAATGTGTCTAGAGGCAAGGTACCACTAAATACTCAAGCACTTCAGGGACCTG ATGATTGGACGCTTTATAAGCAATTGAAGGAGCACGTTCTATCCGAGGAAATGCTGCGGGTAAACAACTACCCTCGTAAACACCCAGATAAAGCTGACTTTGCCATCCAGTACGGAGATCTCAAGAAAGGAATAAACGATC CTTTAAAGAGGATCTGCTGCCGATGTGGAGCTACTTTCTCGGTCGACAGAAGTGGAAAGCACACCCGCAGAGAGGAGTGCAATTATCATTATGGAAAAGTTATAGAAAACAGAG TACCAGGAGGTGTTGAGACACGATACAGCTGTTGCGAGAGTGTGGTCGGCTCACCTGGATGCCAAGTTTTCAAT CTCCATGTCCATGATGCAGTTAGCCTTCAGGGCTTTGTGAGCAGTCTCCCTCAATCCCCAGTGGGAAAAACATGTCCGGGGGTCTTTGCTGTTGATACTGAAACA tgCTACACAACTGAAGGTTTGGAAGTAGTGAGAGTGACTTTAGTCAACAGCAGTTTGCAAGTTGTCTTTGACACCTTTGTCAAGCCTGATAATGATGTCACTGACTATAATACCAG GTTCTCAGGCATCAGTAAAGATGATGTGACGGGTACCAGCTCATCGTTGCATGATGTTCAGAAAGTGCTTTTGAACTTTATTAAAGCGGACACGTTTCTGATTGGCCATGGCTTGGAGAATGATTTAGCTGCACTTAAA ATTATACACAGCTCTGTGATTGACACCTCTATGGTGTTTCCCCATCGCCTGGGTCCGCCACATAAAAGGGAACTAAATAGTCTGACCGGGGACTACCTCCGGAGAATTATCCAGGAGAGTG TGGAGGGTCATGACACACGTGAGGATGCCATGGCTTGTATGGAGCTCATGCTTTGGAGGGTGAAGGAAGATTCTAAAGTGAAAAGATGGTGA